From Flaviflexus ciconiae:
GCAGGTTCTCTGAGTCGTGGGCGGTCGCCCACGAGAACGTAAGTAAAGGCCTTGTTGGTGAGGTACAGCGCTACCATTCGATCACGCGTGATCCCGGGCCCTACGGCGGCAATCCTGCCACAACCCCGATCGGGACGATCTTCAAGGAGACCCTGATTCATGACTTTGACACAATCAACTGGTTCATGGGAGACAGCAGGCCGGTCTCTGTCTTTGCGAGCGCGGATGCTCTGATCCGCCCCGATGCGAAGAATGATGGCTTCCTCGATTCCGCAGTTGTTGTTATCAAGTACGACAATGGTGCGATTGCAACAGCTGAAGCTTCGTTTAGTGCCGCATACGGCTATGACCTCCGGGGCGAAGTTTTTGGTTCGGCTGGAATGGTACAGATGGGGGAGCCGACGAACACGGTTGCTCGTACATTCACGGATGGTGGCATGGTTGTCCCCACTGAGGGAACCGATACCTCCCGGTATCACGAGTCCTATGTTGCCGAGTTCGATACATTCTGCCGTCGCGTCATGGGTGAAGGCCTTCCGCACCCGTCCGGTGAGGATGGTGTCATGGCGCAAGCGATCGCCGAGGCCGCACAGCTTTCTACTTCCGAGTCCCGTCTTGTCCGAATTGAGGAGATCCTGTGAACACCCCATTTACACTCGCTGTATGCGCTGAAATGCAGTTCACCGAACTGCCCATCATCGAGCGCATCAAGAAGATCGGGAGCTACGGGGTAGCGGTCGAACTTTGGAACTGGACCGACCTTGATCTCCAGGCTCTTGCTGATACGGGAGTTCCGGTTGAGTCAATGACCGGGTACATCTCCGGTAATCTCACCGAGGATGATGGCATTGAAGCCTTCCTCAGCTCCGCTACGGAATCCGCTAAAGCGTCAAAGATTCTTGGTAGCCCCAGGCTAAACTTCCATGGCACCGGCCTCGGTGAGGGAGGTATTCCGGTCGATCCAGTTGAAACGGTTACGGGAAAGATGTGGGCGAAGGCCGCGCTTACCCTGGACCGGCTTGCGGGGATCGCCGAGGAACATGACGTGATCTTTGAGATGGAGAACTTGAACCTGGCTGTGGACCACCCGGGCACCCCCTTCTCTCATCCGTCTGACATTCTGAGCCTGCTTGAGGCTGTTGGTTCCGAGCGAATTAAGATCAATCTCGATCTTTACCACGCACAGATCGGCGATGGCAGCTTGATCGATACGTGCCAGCAGGCACTCCCTCATATTGGTGAAGTGCAGGTGGCGGACGTTCCAGGGCGCTGTGAGCCCGGCACCGGTGAGATCAACTACCGCTATCGACCTTCTTGCGGGCTTCAGTGATCTGCTCCGCAGTCAACCTCACGCCCTTGTCGTACTTGCCAGCGGCTTTCGCCAGTGCGATGCCTTCCATCTGGCGCTCCCGGATCACCGACCGCTCCAACTGCGCCACGGCTCCCAGGATCGTCAGCTTGTTCGGCGTCCGTCGATTGAACGTCGGGCGCGAGCTTTGCCCACTCTGATGGTTGAGGTAGCCATGTCTCAGCGGTAGGGGAGAATCCGAAGCCCGGCTTATCCGCTTCCCACGGAAGGGGGACCCGGCAGCCATCACGACCAGCCTCTTCCTTATTTGTCCGGAGGAAAGCCGGATCCTCACGCAACTCGTCCGGCACGGCCATGTGTTCTGGTAGAGACAACTCTTCGCCTTGGTAGATGTAGCACGACCCCGGCAGGGCGGACTGCAAAAGGTGAGCGGCGAGAGCCCGGCGCCTGCCGAGTTCGACCTCCGGCTGCTCCTCGAATGGCCGAATGCCGTTGGGACCCTTGCCGGTCTTGGAAAGGCCAAGGCGAGAGGTGGCTCGAACGACGTCGTGGTTTGAAAGAACCCACGTGGTTGGTGCGCCCACAGAATCCATAGCTGCAAGCGACTCCGCAATGACCTTTCGGTAGCTATCGGGTGCGAACTCAGCGGTAAGGAATTCGAAGTTAAAGCTCTGGCTCATCTCGTCGGGGCGGACGTATTTGGCGAGATCGTTAATGTCGTCAACCCAGGCTTCGGCAACGAGCATCCGCTCGGGTCCATACTCGTCCAGAACCTCGCGCCACTCGCGGTAAATATCGTGGACTCCGGGCCTATTCCACATCGGTGGGGGAGTGACGTCGTCGGGGACGTCGCTTCCACCGGAGACCATATCCCAGTGGAAATCCCAATCGGGAAGCCCGGCGTCCTTGACGAGTCCGTGAGCGACGTCGACCCGGAAGCCATCCGCACCACGATCGAGCCAGAAGCGCAGAATGTCCCGCACCTCCTCGTGGACCTTCGGGTTATTCCAGTTCAGATCGGGCTGTGAGGTGTCGAAGAGGTGGAGATACCACTGCTTGTCATTTTCCCAAGCGGACCCTACGGCGTCGGGGCGGTCGCACACCCGAGTCCACGCGATCCCGCCGAACACCGAAATCCAGTTGTTTGGCGGTTCGGATCCGTCCACGCCTTTGCCGTCCCGGAAAATGTAGAGATCGCGTTCGGGTGCGTCCGGCCCACCTTCGAGTGCGGCCTTGAACCATTCGTGGTCGTGCGAGGTGTGGTTGGGGACGAGATCGATGATGACCTTAAGTCCGAGATCGTGCGCGCGGTCGAACAGGGCGATGGCGTCGTCGTTCGTTCCGAACATGGGGTCAACGCGACGGTAGTCGGCCACGTCGTACCCGGCGTCGTGCTGCGGCGACAGGTAGAACGGTGAAAGCCAGACCGCATCGACTCCGAGGTCGCGCACGTGATCGAGCCGCGAGGTAATCCCGCGAAGGTCGCCGATTTTGCCGGAGCTCGAGGCGAATGAGCGCGGATAAATCTGATAGATCACCGCATCCTTCCACCAAACTGAGGGTTCGCTTCCTGCGTGTAACAACACGGGGGACACGGGTTTCCTTTCGAGGGTTGAAGTGCGGATTGGGTCTGTGACTACCTGCGCGGCGGGCAGGTAGATTCTCGCA
This genomic window contains:
- a CDS encoding Gfo/Idh/MocA family oxidoreductase, which encodes MVNIAVVGTGRIGTHHIGALVDRVKGATVTALVDTDIARAEELARTYSIDCVAASLDEAFEKAAADAVVISSPVVTHLPLIRTAAAAGKAIFTEKPIGKDTAEAREATEVTAQAGVVFQVGFNRRFSESWAVAHENVSKGLVGEVQRYHSITRDPGPYGGNPATTPIGTIFKETLIHDFDTINWFMGDSRPVSVFASADALIRPDAKNDGFLDSAVVVIKYDNGAIATAEASFSAAYGYDLRGEVFGSAGMVQMGEPTNTVARTFTDGGMVVPTEGTDTSRYHESYVAEFDTFCRRVMGEGLPHPSGEDGVMAQAIAEAAQLSTSESRLVRIEEIL
- a CDS encoding recombinase family protein — encoded protein: MAAGSPFRGKRISRASDSPLPLRHGYLNHQSGQSSRPTFNRRTPNKLTILGAVAQLERSVIRERQMEGIALAKAAGKYDKGVRLTAEQITEARKKVDSGS
- a CDS encoding TIM barrel protein, translated to MNTPFTLAVCAEMQFTELPIIERIKKIGSYGVAVELWNWTDLDLQALADTGVPVESMTGYISGNLTEDDGIEAFLSSATESAKASKILGSPRLNFHGTGLGEGGIPVDPVETVTGKMWAKAALTLDRLAGIAEEHDVIFEMENLNLAVDHPGTPFSHPSDILSLLEAVGSERIKINLDLYHAQIGDGSLIDTCQQALPHIGEVQVADVPGRCEPGTGEINYRYRPSCGLQ